A genomic segment from Gracilinanus agilis isolate LMUSP501 chromosome 1, AgileGrace, whole genome shotgun sequence encodes:
- the CC2D1A gene encoding coiled-coil and C2 domain-containing protein 1A, whose amino-acid sequence MHKKKAPPGPPGRGAAAARQLGLLVDFSPDGMMIPEDSDNDADLEAEFMALVGAQPPQELKSKAPLPMETIEKMASLCMKDLDEGEGEEEDDDVEDDDELLAELNEVLGEREETQDTQSLPMAKSPNLLQPKISPSSADMEATLAERLTMYQTAIINAKHAGDSSKVRRYERGVKTLENLLVSVKKGRNINEEDIPPPVAVGKSPVPTPEVLPMQSIIPTQPSQHQLPVAPPKTLPVPPNHGSGVTEKPAPVASSVSSGPGSSGSLLLLQERQREYKRAALRSKQEGDSEAAAKYYRVAKSFDAVLDAMARGEAVDLSRLPPPPDQMPKNLPSPGLQPPASTPGTGTISPSMPEMPPPPRTLLEALEQRMERYRVAAGQAKDKGDDRKARMHDRIVKQYQDAIRAHKLGRSVDVAELPVPPGFPPIQGLEAATTTQQSLVGVLETAMRLANQDEEEEETKKPSTHSLPSPQPKPQAPRTPGPGTGPPGKVAIKGSTKAQQQLAFLEGRKKQLLQAALRAKQKNDLEGAKLFLRQAKGLEPMLEASLNGLPVDITKVPPAPVNKEDFTLAHRPGAAISLEEAGHYAELTKLMRQQHEMCLKYSNQFTHLGNVVETSKFEKMAEDCKKSMEILKQAHSRGFPLPKFHYEQRTFSVVKIFPELNSSDMVLFIVKGINLPTPPGVSPSDLDAFVRFDFPYPNAEEAQKDKTNVIKNTDSPEFKEQFKLFIQRGHRGFKRAIQTKGIKFEVVHKGGLFKPDRVLGTAQLKLEALESACEIREILEILDGRRPTGGRLEVMVRLREPLTSQQLDTVTERWLVIDPLPPVAAPKTKAPPIHAPGRDQGSNRPGFSLKSLSVMAFDRERLERKIMAYKQARQAVPGKLAQQYQELVQHSQWQRAQLEQGGPAIRREYHAQLERYLQYYTEAARNLGSDGNRDAAKEALYKRNLVERELQQLRR is encoded by the exons ATGCACAAGAAGAAGGCGCCCCCGGGACCTCCGGGACGCGGCGCGGCTGCAGCCAGACAG CTGGGCCTTCTGGTGGACTTCTCCCCTGATGGAATGATGATTCCTGAAGATAGTGACAATGATGCTGACCTTGAGGCAGAGTTCATGGCTTTGGTAGGGGCCCAGCCACCTCAGGAGCTCAAAAGCAAAG ctccTTTGCCTATGGAGACCATTGAAAAAATGGCTTCCCTGTGTATGAAGGACCTGGAtgaaggagagggggaagaagaagatgatgatgtgGAAGATGATGATGAACTGCTG GCAGAGCTCAATGAAGTacttggggaaagggaggaaactCAAGATACCCAGAGTCTCCCCATGGCCAAG TCACCCAATCTTCTACAACCTAAGATCAGCCCTAGCAGTGCTGATATGGAAGCCACCCTGGCTGAAAGACTAACCATGTACCAGACTGCCATCATCAATGCCAAGCATGCTGGGGACAGTTCCAAGGTCCGTCGATATGAGCGAGGTGTCAAG ACATTAGAGAACCTGCTGGTTTCAGTTAAGAAGGGGCGGAACATCAATGAGGAGGACATCCCACCTCCTGTAGCTGTGGGGAAGAGCCCAGTACCTACACCAGAGGTTTTACCTATGCAGAGCATTATACCCACCCAGCCCTCTCAACATCAGTTGCCAGTTGCTCCTCCCAAAACACTGCCTGTGCCTCCAAACCATGGCTCTGGGGTGACTGAGAAGCCAGCCCCTGTAGCCTCATCTGTGAGCTCTG GTCCTGGCAGCTCTGGGTCCCTGCTCCTATTACAGGAGCGGCAGCGAGAGTACAAAAGGGCTGCATTGCGCTCCAAACAGGAGGGAGACTCAGAAGCAGCTGCTAAGTATTACCGTGTAGCCAAG AGCTTTGATGCTGTTCTGGATGCAATGGCTAGGGGTGAGGCTGTGGACCTGTCCCGTTTACCTCCACCACCTG ACCAGATGCCCAAGAACTTGCCTTCCCCAGGGCTTCAGCCTCCAGCTTCCACTCCTGGTACTGGCACTATCTCCCCTTCCATGCCAG AAATGCCCCCACCTCCACGGACCCTGCTGGAGGCTTTGGAACAGAGAATGGAGCGTTATCGGGTGGCTGCAGGGCAGGCCAAGGACAAAGGTGATGATCGGAAGGCCCGGATGCATGATCGAATAGTCAAG CAATATCAGGATGCCATCCGGGCCCACAAGTTGGGCAGATCTGTGGATGTGGCTGAACTTCCTGTTCCCCCAG GTTTTCCCCCAATCCAGGGCCTGGAGGCAGCCACAACCACACAGCAAAGCCTTGTAGGGGTTCTTGAGACTGCCATGAGGCTGGCCAAccaggatgaggaggaagaagagacaaagaag CCCAGCACccactcccttccttctccacaacccaAACCCCAGGCCCCCCGGACCCCTGGGCCAGGAACTGGCCCACCTGGGAAAGTGGCTATAAAAGGCTCCACCAAAG CCCAGCAACAACTGGCTttcttggaaggaaggaagaaacagctGTTGCAAGCAGCCCTTCGAGCCAAACAAAAGAATGATCTGGAAGGTGCAAAACTCTTTTTGCGCCAAGCTAAGGGACTGGAGCCCATGCTAGAGGCTTCACTGAATGGGCTACCTGTGGATATTACCAAG GTGCCACCAGCACCTGTCAACAAAGAAGATTTCACACTGGCCCATCGACCTGGCGCAGCCATCTCTCTGGAGGAGGCTGGACATTATGCTGAGCTCACGAAGTTGATGAGGCAGCAGCATGAG ATGTGCCTGAAGTACTCCAACCAATTCACCCACCTGGGAAATGTTGTGGAAACTAGCAA GTTTGAGAAAATGGCTGAAGACTGTAAGAAAAGCATGGAGATTCTGAAGCAAGCTCACAGCCGGGGTTTCCCTCTTCCCAAGTTCCACTATGAACAGAGGACCTTCAGTGTGGTCAA GATCTTCCCAGAACTCAACAGTAGTGACATGGTTCTGTTCATAGTGAAGGGCATCAACCTTCCCACACCACCAG GGGTATCCCCCAGTGACCTGGATGCCTTCGTGCGATTTGACTTCCCCTATCCTAATGCA GAAGAAGCTCAGAAGGACAAGACCAATGTGATAAAGAATACAGACTCCCCTG AATTCAAGGAGCAGTTCAAGCTTTTCATCCAGCGGGGACACCGAGGCTTCAAGCGTGCCATCCAAACCAAAGGGATCAAATTCGAAGTAGTCCACAAGGG GGGACTGTTCAAGCCAGACCGTGTCCTGGGCACTGCCCAGCTCAAGCTAGAGGCCTTGGAGTCAGCCTGTGAGATCCGAGAAATCCTTGAG ATCCTGGATGGCCGTCGCCCCACAGGAGGGCGGCTTGAGGTGATGGTCCGTCTGAGGGAGCCACTGACCTCCCAGCAGTTAGACACTGTCACCGAGAGATGGCTGGTCATCGACCCCCTGCCCCCA GTGGCTGCACCCAAAACAAAGGCCCCACCCATCCATGCTCCTGGACGGGACCAAGGAAGCAA CAGACCAGGTTTCAGCCTAAAGAGCCTCAGTGTCATGGCCTTTGACCGGGAACGGCTAGAGAGGAAG ATTATGGCGTACAAGCAGGCACGGCAGGCAGTGCCTGGGAAGCTGGCCCAGCAATACCAGGAACTTGTGCAGCACAGCCAGTGGCAGAGAGCACAGCTAGAACAGGGAGGCCCGGCCATCCGGAGAG AGTACCACGCTCAGCTGGAACGATACCTGCAGTACTATACAGAGGCCGCCCGAAACCTGGGCAGTGACGGCAACAGG GATGCAGCTAAGGAAGCTCTGTACAAACGGAACCTAGTGGAGAGAGAG CTGCAGCAGCTTCGGAGGTGA